A portion of the Glycine max cultivar Williams 82 chromosome 10, Glycine_max_v4.0, whole genome shotgun sequence genome contains these proteins:
- the LOC106794987 gene encoding uncharacterized protein encodes MATDPTSPPQSDGQSEATSKRSRTTTRLRTLTLRTVDQPRPAVYVDPATGRASGPMREKFHSYLGVVAREKVPIIHNNWKDVPETLKEIVWNDILAKFDIAEATKVKTKVMSTVATRWRQFKSTLTSKFVFAKTEGQQTQDVVTKYGLDPEAWKQFEETRLTPNWEGIRKRAQSIQKHNDCPHVLSRGGYDLLEKKLLDQKRKRIQEEALLSENPASVDEPPSPIKRHVKWKVARTRAVGNMTSDSAQEIADKIDSLEEQVTQGSFVPHGRQDILNTAIGRPDHGGRVRAAGSGVTITQYYGRASRTCSSSSTSISQQQLDEVVARLREDMTGQIREELRTQIKEELRTQLEEENKRSLEIMTNALKEAIKKELSNKGSQEALQIQPDIQQLGARVSTQGSNAVTNAQASQEHDADAIPLMGLFVQCNDETVIDPDFVLYALKKALFMVHTVNTFVAWPTHLVKVVLDEVTCFI; translated from the exons ATGGCCACAGATCCGACGTCTCCTCCGCAGTCCGATGGTCAATCAGAGGCGACTTCCAAGAGGAGTAGAACAACGACACGGCTGAGAACATTGACATTAAGAACCGTGGATCAGCCCAGACCGGCTGTTTATGTGGATCCCGCTACCGGGAGAGCATCCGGACCGATGCGTGAAAAGTTCCACAGCTACCTAGGCGTAGTGGCGCGAGAAAAGGTTCCCATTATCCACAATAATTGGAAAGACGTACCTGAAACGCTAAAGGAGATTGTGTGGAATGACATTCTA GCAAAGTTTGATATCGCAGAAGCTACGAAGGTGAAGACGAAGGTTATGTCAACAGTAGCGACGAGATGGCGGCAATTTAAGTCCACATTGACTAGCAAATTTGTGTTTGCTAAGACTGAAGGTCAACAAACACAggatgttgtgacaaaatatgGACTAGATCCTGAAGCGTGGAAACAATTTGAAGAAACCCGCCTGACACCTAACTGGGAG GGTATTAGGAAACGAGCACAATCAATTCAAAAACACAACGACTGCCCTCACGTACTTTCACGTGGGGGATATGATTTGCTTGAGAAGAAATTGTTAGACCAGAAACGAAAAAGGATACAAGAGGAAGCATTGTTGAGTGAAAATCCAGCAAGTGTTGATGAACCCCCATCCCCAATAAAAAGGCATGTTAAGTGGAAGGTTGCTCGGACCAGGGCTGTTGGCAATATGACATCTGACTCTGCACAGGAAATTGcagataaaata GACTCCTTAGAAGAGCAGGTAACGCAGGGTTCGTTTGTACCCCATGGTCGGCAAGACATACTGAACACTGCCATTGGACGACCTGACCATGGGGGTCGCGTTCGGGCAGCAGGCTCAGGTGTCACTATTACTCAGTACTACGGAAGGGCATCAAGGACATGCAGCAGCTCGTCCACGTCCATCAGCCAACAACAACTAGATGAAGTTGTTGCAAGGCTTAGGGAAGACATGACTGGCCAGATTAGGGAAGAATTGAGGACTCAAATTAAGGAAGAATTGAGGACTCAGCTAGaagaggaaaataaaaggaGCTTGGAAATAATGACCAATGCATTGAAAGAGGCTATTAAAAAAGAGTTGTCAAATAAAGGATCCCAAGAGGCACTCCAAATTCAGCCggacatacaacaactaggtgcGCGTGTCAGCACACAGGGAAGTAATGCTGTTACCAATGCGCAGGCTTCACAAGAACATGATGCTGATGCCATACCATTGATGGGACTGTTTGTGCAGTGTAACGATG AAACAGTTATTGATCctgattttgttttatatgcACTAAAAAAAGCTTTGTTTATGGTTCATACCGTCAATACATTTGTAGCTTGGCCCACACACCTTGTGAAAGTTGTATTAGATGAGGTAACATGTTTCATTTGA
- the LOC102662887 gene encoding uncharacterized protein, translated as MKYSFDLYDKPLQISFDGRFLGIVDASTSIFITYSDVIEIIAGDKSLNISVIQLWLMYIHEWSQIFSQGFMYAFLEPQSLVCSKDRRSECEQYLERWLKESDREVYIGPYFHQEHWQLIILCPRQHVVVWFCSLRRKPDMHIKATINSVMTKLKKTLSPETKAVAPKWIEVKSHVQTGCYECGYYIMHWIWNIIASDIKSDWSMWFANDTPLDIGIITTIRKKWATFFLKTAISQNG; from the exons ATGAAGTACAGTTTCGATCTTTACGACAAGCCACTTCAAATCAGCTTTGATGGGAGATTTCTTGGAATTGTAGATGCATCTACATCGatattcatcacatattcagaTGTTATTGAAATAATAGCAGGAGACAAAAGTCTGAACATATCTGTCATACAATTATGGTTAAT GTATATTCATGAGTGGAGTCAGATATTCAGTCAAGGTTTCATGTATGCATTCCTTGAGCCACAGTCGTTGGTTTGTTCAAAGGATAGACGCAGCGAATGCGAACAATATCTTGAAAGATGGCTTAAGGAATCTGACCGAGAGGTGTACATTGGACCTTACTTCCATCA GGAACATTGGCAACTCATAATTTTGTGTCCTAGGCAACATGTTGTTGTTTGGTTCTGTTCTTTGCGTAGGAAACCTGATATGCATATCAAAGCTACAATTAATAG TGTAATGACAAAATTGAAGAAGACCTTGTCTCCTGAAACTAAGGCAGTTGCACCAAAGTGGATTGAAGTAAAG AGTCACGTTCAAACCGGCTGTTATGAATGTGGATATTACATAATGCATTGGATCTGGAACATCATAGCCAGCGACATAAAGAGTGATTGGTCCATG TGGTTTGCTAATGACACACCGTTGGACATCGGCATCATCACCACAATTCGAAAGAAATgggcaacattttttttaaagacagcAATAAGTCAAAACGGCTAA
- the LOC102663025 gene encoding LOW QUALITY PROTEIN: receptor-like protein 52 (The sequence of the model RefSeq protein was modified relative to this genomic sequence to represent the inferred CDS: inserted 1 base in 1 codon; substituted 2 bases at 2 genomic stop codons) — MGMLGLAFAVVFLLTAFVVLSSCGHSPLGCNEEERHGLQWIKGSFKDPSSWLSSWEEEDCCQWKGVVCSNITGYIVKLDLRNPCFPRRNQGGQPNCDFNKYVLKAKHAHPSILQLKYLTYLDLSGNKFNSSIPMFIQTMEHLQFLSLSDCHFSGRIPYNLGNLTKLLLLDFSFNPLLYADDFYWISQLPSLQYLYMRDVHLGKTRNLLQALSMLPSLIEIELRNCGLNKLHTYQLVRATNCGSNAFKVEVLNLEENKLQAPILNAFQNMSSIAEIEFSFNNLSSTPFWLGTYSNLVYLSVENNALYGSLPSTLQNLTSLIYLDLSENNFDSVPSWLGELKGLQYLYLSGNDLKHIEGSLASFLGNCCHLHSLDMSSNNLKGDALXSLHTVRMHXVXLMQLDLSHNKFNDSLPPWLGQLENLSDLYIHDSNLVGTYPCDMITKLINLKKLVLSNNNFNGCLPNCVGQLLNLTTLLLSSNHFNGVIPRSLEQLVSLKSLDLSRNSLNGTIPQNIGQLKNLITLYLFYNNLHGSIPYSLGQLLNLQNFDMSLNHLESSVSDIRWPKQLVYLNLTNNNITGSLPQDIADRLPNVSHLLFGNNLINGSIPNSLCKIDSLYNLDLSSNLLSGEIPDCWSATQGLNVLNLVSNKLSGVIPSCLGNLPMLAWFHLNNKSLQGGIPSSLRNLQQLLILDLGENHLSGIIPLWMGNIFYSMQILRLRQNMLIGKIPSQLCQLSALQILDLSNNNLMGSIPHCIGNLTAMILGKKSSVIQPSEEPRDVEWYEQEVRQVIKGRELDYTRNLKLVANMDFSNNNLSGTIPEGIALLSALQGLNLSHNHLSGHIPKRIGDMKSLESLDISHDQLSGTISDSISSLTSLSHLNLSYNNLSGPIPKGTQLSTLDDPLIYTGNQFLCGPPLPNECSADDSQHDNVDEDEDGKKDKVAKLWFYFIIALGYALGFWAVIGSLLIKTSWRRSYFQYIDDSTQRINVSWAIHLSNFKDFMFIMLDK, encoded by the exons ATGG GCATGCTTGGCTTGGCTTTTGCTGTTGTTTTCCTTTTAACTGCATTTGTAGTGTTATCTTCATGTGGCCACTCACCACTTGGTtgcaatgaagaagaaaggcatGGTCTTCAATGGATCAAGGGAAGCTTCAAAGATCCATCATCATGGCTTTCCTCTTGGGAAGAAGAGGATTGTTGTCAATGGAAAGGTGTAGTTTGCAGCAATATTACAGGATATATTGTCAAGTTGGACCTCAGGAATCCTTGCTTCCCACGGAGGAACCAAGGAGGTCAACCAAACTGTGACTTTaacaaatatgttcttaaaGCTAAACATGCTCATCCTTCTATATTGCAGCTTAAATATCTCACTTATTTAGATTTGAGTGGAAACAAATTTAATAGTTCAATACCAATGTTCATCCAAACTATGGAGCATCTGCAATTCCTTTCTCTCTCTGATTGTCATTTTAGTGGGAGGATCCCTTACAATCTTGGGAACCTCACAAAATTGCTCCTTCTTGATTTCAGCTTCAATCCTCTTCTATATGCTGATGACTTTTATTGGATTTCTCAACTTCCATCACTCCAATACCTTTACATGCGTGATGTGCATCTTGGTAAGACACGAAATTTGTTGCAGGCACTCAGCATGCTTCCTTCTTTGATAGAAATAGAATTGAGGAATTGTGGACTAAACAAGTTACACACTTATCAACTTGTTAGAGCCACAaactgtggaagcaatgccttcaaag TGGAGGTCCTAAATctagaagaaaataaacttcAAGCTCCAATTCTGAATGCTTTTCAAAACATGTCTTCCATTGCAGAGATTGAATTTTCTTTCAACAACCTGAGTTCCACTCCATTCTGGTTGGGAACCTATAGTAATCTGGTCTATCTATCTGTTGAAAATAATGCTCTTTATGGCTCACTTCCATCTACTTTACAAAATCTGACTTCCTTGATTTACCTCGACCTTTCAGAAAACAATTTTGATTCTGTTCCATCCTGGTTAGGTGAGTTAAAGGGTCTTCAATACTTGTATCTTTCAGGCaatgatttaaaacatattgaaGGATCTCTAGCATCTTTTCTAGGAAACTGTTGTCATCTTCATTCATTAGATATGTCAAGTAACAATCTTAAAGGAGATGCAC GGAGTCTACATACAGTACGGATGCATTAGGTATGATTAATGCAATTGGATTTGAGTCacaataaatttaatgataGTTTGCCACCATGGTTGGGACAACTTGAAAATCTATCTGACTTGTATATTCATGACAGTAATTTGGTTGGGACCTATCCTTGTGATATGATAACAAAACTTATTAATCTGAAGAAGTTGGTACTTTCCAATAACAACTTTAACGGGTGTCTTCCTAACTGTGTTGGCCAACTTCTCAATTTAACCACCTTACTTCTTTCTTCTAATCATTTTAATGGTGTCATTCCTAGGAGTCTAGAGCAACTTGTAAGCCTAAAATCTCTAGATCTTTCAAGAAACTCTTTAAACGGTACAATTCCCCAAAATATTGGTCAACTTAAAAATTTGATCACCCtctatcttttttataataatttacatggAAGCATACCTTATAGTCTTGGTCAACTTCTAAACCTGCAAAACTTTGACATGTCCCTAAATCATTTGGAGAGTTCGGTGTCTGACATAAGATGGCCTAAGCAACTTGTTTACCTGAACCTCACCAATAACAATATCACTGGGTCACTTCCACAAGATATTGCTGATAGGTTGCCCAATGTTAGTCACTTGCTTTTTGGAAACAACCTTATAAATGGTTCCATTCCAAATTCATTGTGCAAAATAGACTCCTTGTACAATCTTGACCTTTCAAGCAACTTGTTATCTGGTGAAATTCCTGATTGTTGGAGTGCTACTCAAGGTCTCAATGTGTTAAATTTGGTATCCAACAAATTATCAGGTGTTATTCCAAGCTGTCTCGGTAACCTACCCATGTTGGCATGGTTTCATTTGAACAATAAAAGTCTTCAGGGTGGGATTCCATCATCTTTGAGAAATTTACAGCAACTTTTAATTCTGGATCTAGGAGAGAACCATCTGTCTGGGATTATACCTTTATGGATGGGGAACATTTTCTACTCAATGCAGATTCTAAGGCTACGGCAAAACATGTTGATTGGAAAAATTCCTTCACAACTATGCCAACTTTCTGCACTGCAAATCTTGGACCTTTCAAACAACAACCTGATGGGATCAATCCCTCACTGCATTGGAAATCTCACAGCAATGATTTTAGGAAAGAAATCTTCTGTCATCCAACCTAGTGAAGAGCCTAGAGATGTTGAATGGTATGAACAAGAGGTCAGACAAGTCATTAAAGGAAGGGAACTTGACTATACCAGGAATCTAAAACTGGTAGCCAACATGGACTTCTCAAATAACAATTTGAGTGGTACTATTCCTGAAGGAATAGCATTGCTTTCTGCATTGCAAGGCCTAAATCTATCACACAATCATCTGTCAGGACATATCCCTAAAAGGATAGGGGACATGAAATCTCTAGAATCTCTTGATATCTCTCATGACCAACTTTCAGGCACAATTTCAGACAGCATATCAAGTTTAACTTCGTTAAGCCACTTGAATTTGTCCTACAACAATCTTTCAGGACCAATTCCAAAAGGAACTCAATTGTCAACCCTTGATGATCCTTTAATTTATACGGGCAACCAATTTCTCTGTGGGCCTCCACTGCCAAATGAGTGTTCTGCTGATGATTCCCAACATGACAatgtagatgaagatgaagatggcaAAAAGGATAAAGTAGCAAAATTGTGGTTTTACTTTATCATTGCACTTGGCTATGCTCTTGGATTTTGGGCTGTGATTGGAAGCTTGTTGATTAAGACAAGTTGGAGGCGTTCTTACTTTCAATACATTGACGACTCAACTCAAAGGATAAATGTATCATGGGCAATACATTTATCAAATTTCAAG GATTTCATGTTTATTATGCTTGATAAGTGA